From the genome of Thermoplasmata archaeon, one region includes:
- a CDS encoding Lrp/AsnC ligand binding domain-containing protein, protein TMSALKNVPEIQEIIGTTGDSDIVARISADPRENLLESVVTKVQGMPGVLSTETLPAFSKF, encoded by the coding sequence AGACCATGAGCGCGTTGAAGAACGTCCCCGAGATCCAGGAGATCATCGGCACGACCGGAGATTCGGACATCGTGGCCCGCATCAGCGCGGACCCCCGCGAGAACCTCCTCGAGTCCGTCGTGACGAAGGTCCAGGGCATGCCCGGCGTGCTCTCAACCGAGACGCTCCCGGCGTTCTCGAAGTTCTGA
- a CDS encoding UPF0175 family protein: MSAVRSLRIPERLLKTVQEVARREHLDESTVTRQLLALGATEYAVRLYREGKVTLRDAAELADTTVRGMIDILLDHGVKGNVTASQERKAIEFVLSKM; this comes from the coding sequence ATGAGCGCGGTTCGCAGTCTGCGGATTCCCGAGAGGCTCCTCAAGACCGTGCAAGAGGTTGCGCGTCGGGAGCACTTGGACGAGTCGACCGTCACTCGCCAGCTCCTTGCACTCGGAGCGACTGAGTATGCGGTTCGCCTCTATCGTGAGGGCAAGGTCACCTTGAGAGACGCCGCGGAACTCGCAGACACCACCGTTCGGGGAATGATCGACATTCTCTTAGACCATGGAGTGAAGGGCAACGTCACAGCGAGTCAGGAGAGGAAGGCGATCGAGTTCGTGCTGAGCAAGATGTGA
- a CDS encoding nucleotidyltransferase domain-containing protein — protein MNPAKFDGCLREVRLYLAERHEVGSALLYGSVAVGTAGADSDFDLLIVAPRDVHEDLARDLFRIGARHDVTISPYLVERPELDALDPQFLEAVTRDGVAIVGEALDPSIRQLRMEPYQLVTLQLDRLPQGKKVALSRDLYGYESVRKYKRKTYRSRRQGFVEEVGGRKLGRGTFLIPARSWPQLEALLRRRGAERWAFTVWVQATS, from the coding sequence ATGAACCCCGCCAAGTTCGACGGGTGTCTCCGGGAGGTTCGCCTATACCTCGCGGAGCGGCACGAAGTGGGGTCCGCTCTCCTGTACGGGTCAGTCGCCGTCGGTACGGCCGGAGCCGACAGCGACTTCGATCTGCTAATCGTCGCTCCTCGGGATGTCCACGAGGATCTCGCACGGGACCTATTCCGAATCGGGGCGCGTCACGACGTCACCATCAGCCCGTACCTCGTTGAGCGGCCGGAGCTTGACGCTCTCGATCCACAATTCCTGGAAGCCGTCACACGAGATGGCGTTGCGATTGTCGGGGAGGCCTTGGATCCCTCCATCCGACAGCTTCGGATGGAGCCGTATCAGCTGGTCACACTGCAGCTGGACCGGCTGCCTCAGGGAAAGAAAGTGGCGCTCTCCCGGGATCTATACGGATACGAGTCTGTGAGGAAGTACAAACGCAAGACGTATCGGAGCCGTAGACAGGGCTTCGTCGAGGAAGTCGGAGGACGGAAGCTGGGAAGGGGAACCTTCCTGATCCCCGCCCGGTCTTGGCCGCAGCTGGAGGCCCTCCTGCGGAGGCGTGGTGCGGAAAGGTGGGCCTTTACGGTATGGGTCCAAGCTACCTCGTGA
- a CDS encoding ribbon-helix-helix domain-containing protein produces MADEDYLSVRLPKELMSEIDRLVSRKAFGFRSRAEFIADAVRRRLEEISGLERIATRRK; encoded by the coding sequence ATGGCCGACGAGGATTACCTGAGCGTTCGCCTGCCGAAAGAATTGATGAGCGAAATCGATCGCCTGGTGAGCCGGAAGGCGTTCGGCTTTCGATCAAGGGCCGAGTTCATCGCCGATGCCGTGCGACGGCGGCTTGAGGAAATATCGGGGCTGGAACGGATTGCTACACGGCGGAAATAA
- a CDS encoding tyrosine-type recombinase/integrase — MPENNWDLDPPLIKEFVSLAIAEGLRPSSLDQGRGVLIRYSQFLRERFNLDLTTAGWKEFAAYKGHLAQSGIARTTARGYLSYIITFYRLKAQGTQDPQLLELFTKLNAIGMPRKAKSVKWTPFAPEVLTRVLEVAKAQAFVGEGLRAVPSEDYALLMTLLYTGGRAQFYGLRVSDLDFDRMEIKAIVKGGKPVTIPLHPTLADLLREHLASRSYQSESLFRYGKDSGSRTGQKANRQNAWRACKRIQEAAGLAESVHPHRFRKTTATMGKRLGLDPQFLQAILAHESVTMTLDRYAEVELDDVKREFAKLDLCNGQVASTQPAQAELIEHLKKQAPRGKEGAWSMILDGLSTILREGA; from the coding sequence ATGCCGGAGAACAACTGGGATCTCGACCCACCTTTGATCAAGGAGTTTGTGTCGTTAGCCATTGCGGAAGGACTCCGTCCGAGTTCACTGGACCAGGGACGTGGCGTCCTTATTCGGTACAGTCAGTTCCTTCGCGAACGGTTCAATCTGGACCTGACGACCGCGGGCTGGAAGGAGTTCGCAGCCTACAAGGGCCACTTGGCCCAGTCGGGAATCGCGAGGACAACTGCCCGCGGCTACCTCAGCTACATCATCACGTTCTACCGCCTGAAGGCTCAGGGTACGCAGGATCCACAGCTCCTCGAGCTCTTCACGAAGCTAAACGCCATCGGAATGCCGCGTAAGGCGAAATCTGTGAAATGGACGCCCTTCGCCCCGGAGGTCCTCACTCGGGTTCTCGAGGTCGCGAAAGCTCAGGCGTTCGTCGGTGAGGGTCTTCGAGCGGTCCCTTCGGAAGACTACGCCCTCCTGATGACGCTACTCTACACGGGCGGAAGGGCGCAGTTTTACGGGTTGCGGGTGAGCGACCTCGATTTCGATCGAATGGAGATCAAAGCCATCGTCAAAGGCGGGAAGCCGGTCACGATCCCGTTGCACCCGACACTGGCGGACCTGCTGAGGGAGCATCTCGCCTCGCGATCCTACCAATCGGAATCCCTGTTTCGGTACGGGAAGGATTCCGGCAGTCGAACAGGCCAGAAAGCGAACCGTCAGAACGCGTGGCGAGCCTGCAAGCGTATCCAGGAGGCTGCAGGTCTCGCAGAGAGCGTTCATCCCCACCGGTTCCGGAAGACCACCGCAACCATGGGGAAGAGGCTGGGGTTGGATCCGCAGTTTCTTCAGGCAATCCTCGCCCACGAGAGCGTCACGATGACGCTGGACCGATACGCGGAGGTCGAGCTCGACGATGTGAAGAGGGAGTTCGCCAAGCTGGACCTGTGCAACGGTCAGGTGGCCTCCACGCAGCCAGCTCAGGCGGAACTCATTGAACATCTGAAGAAGCAAGCTCCGCGAGGTAAAGAAGGTGCGTGGAGCATGATCTTGGATGGCCTGAGCACAATCTTGCGGGAGGGAGCATGA
- a CDS encoding type I restriction-modification enzyme R subunit C-terminal domain-containing protein, with the protein MPSLPDEARTRKDFIDKALQKAGWDPITAFIPGGSLRDGTVEEYPTASGPADYVLFSKGRPLAVVEGKKLAVSPQNVLEQAERYARTFQGGPFQFGPHRIPFAYSTNGMTFWFRDLRQSDSRSRQVSGFHPPAALDEMLGRDTERSEKWLEQSTVDLPRLRPYQKDAIVAIEEALLDGRRKMLVAMATGTGKTVTTIALLYRLLKSGYIRRVLFLVDRRALAAQAASEMAAFEPEPGLKFDRIYEVYSHRFHREDFDENLKFNPRELPAHYLTEPKPGSSFVYVCTIQRMRINLFGQPEDTFGQSGDIDEDSEAGKLDIPIHAFDCIIADECHRGYTTLEEGKWREVLDHFDAVKIGLTATPAAHTKAYFQDIVFRYDYNQAVRDGYLVDYDPVTIHSDVRMNGVFLKPGEEVQLVDTLTGKIAYDVLEDEREFDTSEIERKVTSPDSNRKIVQAYLHHALEHERVYGRFPKTIVFAVNDLPHTSHADQLVNMLRDECRRGDDFVKKITSNPNVDRPLQRIREFRNRPAPAIAVTVDMLTTGVDIPSVEALLFVRPVKSRILFEQMVGRGTRRCEDLQKSHFVVFDAVGVLDYFRNASDLIVEDPSRPPRPLRAVIQELYDNKDSLYNLQVLVRRLQRIAKEVSGEGREEFSQFIPEGDLASFARRLPDLLRGDWTGTLALLRNKAFQEILENYPRAPRTFLVALGAEDVVSSMYHFRTADGRELKPEDYLQAFERFVRKNPERIEALEILLDRPREFDTRYLAELRKKLAEQPERFTEENLRRVYRDSLADIISIIRHAAKNEPLVTAEQRVDSAMAKIRQGKTFKPIQENWLQLIRDHLVQNLLIERAYLETIPFSRHGGWNRANRDFGGRLEELLKEINLAVVE; encoded by the coding sequence ATGCCCTCTCTGCCGGACGAGGCAAGGACGCGAAAGGACTTCATTGACAAGGCCCTTCAAAAGGCTGGATGGGACCCTATAACGGCTTTCATCCCGGGAGGTAGCCTTCGGGACGGTACCGTTGAGGAGTACCCAACGGCGTCGGGTCCTGCCGACTACGTCCTTTTCAGCAAGGGTCGACCGCTCGCGGTTGTCGAGGGAAAGAAGCTAGCTGTATCACCTCAGAACGTTCTGGAACAGGCAGAGCGGTACGCCCGTACATTCCAAGGTGGTCCTTTCCAATTCGGACCCCATCGCATTCCCTTTGCTTATTCCACTAACGGTATGACCTTCTGGTTTCGCGATCTCCGCCAGAGTGACAGCCGTTCCCGACAAGTTTCGGGTTTCCACCCCCCCGCAGCGCTTGACGAAATGCTTGGACGTGACACAGAAAGATCTGAGAAGTGGCTTGAGCAGTCCACCGTTGACCTACCACGGTTGCGCCCGTACCAAAAGGATGCGATTGTGGCCATCGAGGAGGCCCTGCTCGATGGTCGAAGGAAGATGCTCGTCGCAATGGCCACAGGAACTGGGAAGACAGTGACGACGATCGCCCTGCTCTATCGACTCCTCAAGTCAGGATACATCCGTCGAGTCCTCTTTTTGGTCGATCGACGCGCGCTCGCCGCCCAGGCTGCCTCCGAGATGGCGGCCTTCGAACCCGAGCCAGGCCTGAAGTTCGATCGGATCTACGAAGTCTACAGCCATCGCTTCCATCGGGAGGATTTCGACGAGAACCTGAAGTTCAATCCAAGGGAACTTCCCGCACATTATCTGACCGAGCCCAAGCCTGGTAGCTCATTCGTTTACGTCTGTACCATCCAGCGGATGCGAATCAACTTATTTGGCCAACCCGAGGACACGTTTGGCCAGAGCGGGGACATTGATGAGGATTCAGAGGCGGGAAAATTGGACATCCCCATCCATGCGTTTGATTGTATCATAGCCGACGAATGCCATAGGGGATATACCACACTCGAGGAGGGGAAGTGGCGCGAAGTCTTAGACCACTTCGACGCCGTCAAAATTGGGCTGACGGCGACTCCTGCTGCCCACACTAAGGCGTACTTCCAGGACATCGTGTTCCGTTATGACTACAATCAAGCCGTGCGAGATGGATATCTCGTCGACTACGACCCTGTGACCATACATTCGGATGTCCGCATGAACGGAGTATTCTTGAAGCCTGGGGAAGAGGTGCAGCTCGTTGACACACTCACAGGAAAGATTGCCTACGACGTCCTCGAAGACGAGCGTGAGTTCGACACGTCAGAGATTGAGAGAAAGGTGACTTCGCCCGACAGCAATCGCAAGATCGTTCAAGCCTACCTTCACCATGCTTTGGAGCACGAACGAGTGTATGGTCGTTTTCCCAAGACGATTGTCTTTGCGGTGAATGATCTTCCACATACGTCTCACGCAGATCAGCTGGTCAACATGCTACGGGATGAGTGCCGTCGGGGCGATGATTTCGTGAAGAAAATCACAAGCAATCCGAACGTAGATCGTCCGCTGCAACGGATTCGAGAATTTCGAAATCGGCCAGCACCCGCAATTGCGGTAACCGTGGACATGCTCACCACGGGCGTGGACATCCCCAGCGTAGAGGCGCTCCTATTTGTTCGACCGGTCAAGTCGCGGATTCTGTTTGAACAGATGGTGGGTCGGGGCACGAGGAGGTGCGAGGATCTGCAGAAGAGCCACTTCGTTGTGTTCGATGCAGTTGGGGTCCTCGACTATTTCAGGAACGCCAGCGATCTCATTGTGGAGGATCCTTCGAGGCCGCCACGACCGCTTCGTGCTGTCATCCAAGAACTATACGACAATAAGGATTCGCTGTACAACTTACAGGTTCTCGTCCGGCGACTCCAAAGGATCGCGAAAGAAGTGTCAGGCGAGGGCCGTGAGGAGTTCTCCCAATTCATCCCGGAAGGGGACCTCGCTTCATTCGCTCGGCGTTTGCCGGACCTCTTGAGGGGTGACTGGACGGGCACCTTGGCGCTCCTTAGGAACAAAGCGTTTCAAGAAATCTTGGAGAACTATCCCAGGGCGCCTCGCACATTTCTCGTGGCGCTAGGCGCTGAAGACGTCGTCAGCTCGATGTATCACTTTCGCACCGCGGACGGCCGTGAACTGAAACCTGAGGACTATCTTCAGGCATTCGAGCGTTTTGTAAGAAAAAACCCAGAACGGATCGAGGCTCTCGAAATCCTCCTTGACCGGCCTCGGGAATTTGACACCCGTTACCTGGCGGAGTTGAGGAAGAAGCTCGCGGAGCAGCCCGAGCGGTTCACGGAAGAGAACTTGAGGAGAGTGTACCGTGATAGTCTCGCAGATATCATCTCAATCATTAGACATGCAGCCAAGAACGAACCTCTCGTGACCGCTGAGCAGCGGGTCGACAGCGCGATGGCCAAAATTCGCCAGGGGAAGACCTTTAAGCCCATACAAGAGAATTGGCTCCAGCTCATCCGAGATCATCTCGTCCAGAACCTTCTAATTGAGAGAGCCTACCTGGAAACAATCCCATTCTCGCGCCACGGAGGCTGGAACAGGGCCAACCGAGACTTTGGTGGTCGTCTTGAGGAACTCCTGAAAGAGATCAATCTGGCGGTGGTTGAATGA
- a CDS encoding class I SAM-dependent DNA methyltransferase codes for MTDVVGKLWGFCNTLRHDGIGYGDYIEQLTYLLFLKLAEEKGVVIPDGYDWNSLRVRSGTALLDHYVEILRRLSREPSLLGDIFAGSLSKFRDPVNLKKLVSMIDEEDWASLDIDLKAQAYEGLLQKYAAEQKGAGQYFTPREAIRSVVRCVKPDIRAHPEFTIHDPAVGTGGFLIGSYEWLLSVTKEGALLKVEDRDRLRRRSLSGGEIVLDTRRLALMNLYLHEIEGDVYYGDSLAEGPHTSRRYDCVMTNPPFGTKGAGEIPNRADFTIPTSNKQLNFVQHVIRILKPGGRAAMVVPDNVLFEEHAGRQVRRILMQDCDLHTILRLPVGTFTPYSPGVKANIIFFRKGHPTQEVWVYDLRTNVEKITKGRPLTDENFKEFEAAYGPDPNGHPKGDRRETERFRRFTRKQIEDRGDNLDIFWLRDESLEDPQNLSDPEDLAAEARNHLQAAQDALDDIILFLQATNQERRA; via the coding sequence ATGACCGATGTAGTTGGCAAACTCTGGGGGTTCTGCAACACCCTGCGGCACGATGGCATCGGCTACGGTGACTATATCGAACAGCTGACTTACCTGCTCTTCCTGAAACTGGCGGAAGAAAAAGGTGTGGTCATTCCCGACGGCTACGACTGGAACTCGCTGCGCGTCCGATCCGGTACCGCGTTGCTTGATCATTATGTCGAAATTCTCCGACGTCTCTCAAGAGAGCCTAGCCTGCTGGGAGATATCTTCGCAGGTTCTCTTTCCAAATTCCGAGACCCCGTCAACTTGAAGAAGCTTGTCTCGATGATTGACGAGGAGGACTGGGCGTCCCTCGACATTGACTTAAAGGCACAGGCCTACGAGGGCCTACTCCAGAAGTACGCGGCGGAACAGAAAGGCGCGGGTCAATATTTCACGCCTCGCGAAGCAATCCGTTCCGTCGTGCGATGCGTGAAGCCCGACATTCGTGCGCACCCAGAATTCACCATTCACGACCCGGCAGTGGGGACCGGCGGCTTTCTCATTGGATCCTACGAATGGCTTCTCTCGGTGACAAAAGAAGGAGCACTACTGAAGGTAGAGGACCGCGATCGACTTCGGAGGCGCAGCTTATCCGGAGGAGAAATCGTCTTGGATACGAGAAGGCTGGCATTGATGAACCTGTATCTTCACGAAATCGAGGGAGATGTATATTACGGAGACTCCCTTGCGGAAGGTCCGCATACCAGCCGACGGTATGACTGTGTAATGACGAACCCTCCCTTTGGAACGAAGGGCGCGGGAGAAATTCCGAATCGCGCGGATTTCACAATACCTACCAGCAACAAGCAGCTCAATTTCGTCCAGCATGTCATTCGGATCCTCAAGCCCGGTGGGCGTGCGGCGATGGTTGTCCCCGACAACGTGTTGTTCGAAGAGCATGCCGGAAGGCAAGTCCGCAGGATCCTCATGCAGGATTGCGACCTCCACACGATCCTGCGTCTCCCGGTTGGAACGTTCACGCCGTACAGCCCGGGGGTAAAGGCAAACATAATCTTCTTCCGCAAGGGGCATCCGACTCAGGAAGTCTGGGTCTACGATCTCCGGACAAATGTGGAGAAGATAACCAAAGGTCGCCCCTTGACAGACGAGAATTTCAAGGAATTCGAAGCCGCGTACGGTCCCGATCCCAATGGCCATCCGAAAGGAGACCGGCGCGAGACCGAACGGTTCCGGCGCTTTACGCGGAAGCAAATCGAGGACCGCGGCGACAATCTCGACATCTTCTGGTTAAGAGACGAGAGTCTCGAAGATCCCCAGAATCTGTCCGACCCGGAAGACCTTGCCGCCGAAGCTCGGAATCATCTGCAAGCCGCCCAGGATGCCCTCGATGACATTATCCTATTCCTCCAGGCAACTAACCAGGAGCGGAGGGCATGA
- a CDS encoding restriction endonuclease subunit S has product MSDGPWKLPEGWEWTTLGEICEINPRRLDGDLPGATPVSFVPMSSVDARNGELGDLQLRSLAEVRKGFTPFKEGDVLFAKITPCMENGKSAIARGLVNGIGFGTTEFHVLRPLGGIPSEFVFRYVRQKSFRGEAAGHMTGTAGQLRVPKDYLASAAIPLPPLAEQRQIVAKIEALCAGSRVARQALDRVPQLTKRFWQAVIAKAFRGELTAREEGDEPALVQLHRIWEERQANEQSQMKHNPEKQELADTGGLRELPRDWAWATLGDIILSTQTGFASGKKDVAGGIAHLRMNNIGSDCNLNLSVVRTVPKELALEKYLLKSGDVLLCHTNSPKLVGKTALFALNDGRRYAFSNHLTRIRINPNVTIPGWVWHNLATLWRQGYFETRCKQWVNQATIERGILLSTPIPLAPFAEQQRIVSRIESLFSQNSAIEAAAREAWLRFDRLDQAVLAKAFRGDLAEQDPHDEPVSVLLEQVRSQRGTETRSPTQQANLPAG; this is encoded by the coding sequence ATGAGTGACGGACCGTGGAAGCTCCCCGAGGGATGGGAGTGGACGACCCTTGGGGAAATCTGCGAAATCAATCCCCGCAGATTGGATGGTGATCTTCCGGGCGCTACGCCGGTGTCGTTCGTCCCCATGTCGTCCGTCGACGCGAGAAATGGCGAGCTCGGGGATCTTCAGCTCAGGTCATTGGCAGAAGTGCGAAAGGGTTTCACACCCTTCAAGGAAGGAGACGTACTGTTCGCAAAGATTACTCCTTGCATGGAGAACGGAAAGTCGGCGATAGCAAGAGGCCTTGTAAACGGAATTGGTTTCGGAACTACTGAGTTTCATGTACTGCGTCCACTCGGTGGAATCCCCTCAGAGTTCGTCTTTCGCTACGTTCGGCAGAAGTCATTTAGAGGCGAAGCCGCCGGTCATATGACGGGGACCGCCGGGCAATTGCGCGTTCCAAAGGACTACCTTGCCAGCGCAGCAATCCCACTTCCTCCACTCGCCGAGCAGCGCCAGATCGTCGCCAAGATCGAAGCCCTCTGCGCCGGGAGCCGCGTCGCTCGTCAGGCCCTGGACCGCGTGCCCCAGCTGACGAAGCGCTTCTGGCAGGCGGTAATAGCAAAGGCGTTCCGGGGCGAATTGACGGCGCGGGAAGAGGGGGACGAACCAGCACTCGTGCAGCTGCACAGGATATGGGAGGAGAGACAAGCGAACGAGCAGAGCCAGATGAAGCACAATCCCGAGAAGCAAGAACTAGCGGATACTGGGGGGCTAAGGGAATTGCCGAGGGACTGGGCCTGGGCGACGCTTGGTGACATTATTCTGAGTACCCAGACTGGCTTCGCTTCGGGCAAGAAAGATGTGGCGGGCGGGATCGCGCACCTGAGAATGAATAACATCGGATCCGACTGTAATCTGAACCTCAGTGTCGTACGGACCGTGCCCAAGGAACTGGCTCTTGAAAAATACCTCTTGAAATCTGGCGACGTCCTCCTCTGCCACACAAACAGTCCAAAGCTGGTGGGCAAAACTGCGTTGTTTGCCTTGAACGATGGTCGGCGCTATGCTTTCAGTAATCACCTGACGCGAATTCGTATTAACCCAAATGTCACGATACCCGGATGGGTGTGGCACAATCTGGCCACTCTCTGGAGGCAGGGCTACTTCGAAACAAGGTGCAAGCAATGGGTAAACCAGGCCACAATAGAGCGAGGAATATTGCTGAGTACGCCTATCCCGCTGGCCCCTTTTGCCGAGCAGCAGCGCATCGTCTCCCGCATCGAATCTCTCTTCTCTCAGAACTCCGCCATCGAGGCTGCTGCCCGGGAGGCTTGGTTGCGGTTTGACAGACTGGACCAAGCGGTGTTGGCAAAGGCGTTCCGAGGGGACTTAGCGGAGCAGGACCCGCACGACGAGCCGGTTTCGGTCCTCCTGGAGCAAGTCCGATCGCAACGCGGTACCGAAACACGATCGCCAACTCAGCAGGCGAACCTTCCCGCTGGATGA
- a CDS encoding AIPR family protein, with protein sequence MANIGFDDLKKDLTEIGTANPRLKADERFVLWFLKAFLCEDEAEAAQCLTGGSHDKGIDAVVVDEDLKQVSVIQGKFHEGIGEVAEKRSDVISFSQLASTFFGPKKALDAFYDEIDPLVRAKVEKAVERLRKRNYSLQLYYVTTGRCSNGLTSEAMLNARYSDGPAQLDLVGGHDVLRIFTDYLDGVAPPVRELDFPLESEGRIRNEGVLKRYDPTTGITAWVFSMTGNEMGQVFEKAGIRLFARNVRGFLGRTDINDSIRFTLEHEADNFWYFNNGVTLVCDLATRIQEGGREFFRVRNPQIINGQQTTRQLHMYAKKGASVLVRLIQIPRTGENGEHYFDKMVSNIVKATNWQNEILASDLMANDRRQVVLEKELRKLGYQYIRKRQTKSEARRAFGRHYHTQIRKDELAQAVAACELDPAIVRRGKEGLFEERYYGTIFNAQRAGYYLARYWLMRAIQNRSRGYPERAYAKWLVLNFAWTRLSGDLGGIGGSARFRKMAEALYGWPKSLEGAIDATFRAALLFYRLNRGEGEQRKDVSTFFQGSGLNREFNSFWRGSRNVHRAPAEKRYLNFLKELRAREDS encoded by the coding sequence TTGGCCAACATAGGCTTCGATGATCTGAAGAAGGACCTGACGGAGATTGGAACGGCCAATCCGCGCCTGAAAGCTGATGAGAGGTTCGTTCTCTGGTTCCTAAAGGCGTTCCTTTGCGAAGATGAGGCGGAAGCGGCTCAGTGCCTCACGGGAGGCAGTCACGACAAAGGAATCGACGCGGTAGTCGTTGATGAGGACCTGAAGCAGGTTTCCGTCATTCAGGGAAAATTCCATGAAGGGATTGGCGAGGTTGCAGAGAAGCGAAGTGATGTGATATCATTCTCACAACTTGCCTCCACGTTTTTCGGTCCGAAGAAGGCACTCGACGCCTTCTACGACGAGATCGATCCGTTGGTTCGCGCCAAAGTCGAAAAAGCTGTAGAAAGACTCAGGAAGCGGAACTACTCGTTGCAACTCTACTACGTTACTACGGGGCGATGCAGTAACGGGCTCACTTCTGAGGCGATGCTAAACGCACGCTACTCCGACGGTCCGGCTCAGCTCGACCTGGTCGGGGGGCACGATGTTCTGAGGATTTTCACCGACTATCTTGACGGCGTAGCACCCCCTGTCAGGGAACTTGACTTTCCGCTCGAATCCGAAGGACGGATTCGTAACGAAGGAGTCCTGAAGCGGTACGATCCCACAACCGGAATCACGGCTTGGGTCTTTTCGATGACTGGGAATGAGATGGGCCAAGTCTTCGAGAAAGCAGGGATTAGACTCTTCGCTCGCAACGTTCGTGGTTTCCTGGGTCGGACCGATATCAACGATAGCATTCGCTTCACGCTCGAACATGAAGCGGACAACTTCTGGTACTTCAACAACGGAGTTACGTTGGTTTGCGATCTCGCTACGCGTATCCAGGAGGGAGGACGAGAGTTCTTCCGCGTAAGGAATCCGCAGATCATCAACGGCCAACAGACCACCCGCCAACTGCACATGTATGCAAAAAAAGGCGCCAGTGTGCTAGTTCGGCTAATCCAGATTCCGAGGACGGGAGAAAACGGGGAGCACTACTTCGACAAGATGGTCAGCAACATCGTGAAAGCCACCAATTGGCAGAACGAAATCTTGGCTTCCGATCTCATGGCGAATGATCGTCGTCAGGTGGTTCTTGAGAAGGAGCTCCGCAAGTTAGGATACCAGTATATCAGGAAGCGCCAAACCAAGTCGGAAGCGAGGCGCGCGTTCGGCAGGCATTATCACACACAGATTCGGAAAGATGAGTTAGCGCAGGCTGTTGCGGCTTGCGAATTGGACCCTGCGATTGTTCGGCGAGGAAAGGAAGGCCTGTTCGAGGAAAGGTACTACGGGACAATCTTCAATGCTCAGCGGGCTGGGTACTACCTCGCGCGGTATTGGCTGATGAGAGCGATTCAGAACCGCAGCAGAGGTTATCCCGAACGGGCGTATGCGAAGTGGCTCGTGCTCAACTTCGCTTGGACACGGCTAAGTGGTGACTTGGGTGGAATCGGCGGGAGTGCCAGATTTCGCAAGATGGCAGAAGCGTTGTACGGTTGGCCGAAGTCTCTCGAAGGCGCGATCGACGCTACGTTCCGCGCAGCCTTACTCTTCTATAGATTGAACCGTGGTGAGGGGGAGCAGCGTAAGGATGTCTCAACGTTTTTCCAGGGTAGCGGGCTTAACAGAGAGTTCAATTCGTTCTGGCGAGGTTCCAGAAACGTTCATCGGGCGCCGGCAGAAAAGCGCTATCTGAACTTCCTGAAAGAGTTGAGAGCTCGGGAGGATTCCTAG